In Chryseobacterium turcicum, a single window of DNA contains:
- the carB gene encoding carbamoyl-phosphate synthase large subunit → MKRNDIKTILVIGSGPIIIGQAAEFDYAGTQACLSLREEGYKVILINSNPATIMTDVEIADKVYIEPISLQFVSHIIRKERPDALLPTLGGQTGLNMAVELEKSGILEECKVEVLGTTLSAINRAEDRDLFRELMRELNEPVPESDIVTTVEGAINFANEIGYPVIVRPAFTMGGTGGGIAATEAELKEIAELGLKYSPVTQCLIERSIAGFKEIEYEVMRDANDNAIVVCNMENIDPVGVHTGDSIVVAPSQTLSDREYQLLRNASLKIIRALGIEGGCNVQLALDPHSFEYYIIEVNPRVSRSSALASKATGYPIAKIAAKIAVGLTLDEIMNPVTGTSYACFEPALDYVVTKFPRFPFDKFETADRRLSTQMKATGEVMAIGRNFEESLQKAIRSLETGLTHLGLKKKQADALTEEEIERRIRVCDDERLFIIGDALRKGYDWEKIVEWSKIDKFFIWKIKKLIDFETTIADNKFDVETLTKAKKLGFADVHIAELWEVSQREVYNFRKENGVIPVFKMVDTCAAEFESETPYFYGTYEEENESVVTDKEKIIVLGSGPIRIGQGVEFDYATVHSVWAIKEMGYEAIIINNNPETVSTDFSISDKLYFEPLTEEDVMNIIDLEKPKGVVVQFGGQTAINLADKLAAHGVQILGTTLEDLDRAENRDKFEKALQEMGIPQPLGKTSTSKEEAIVIANEIGYPVLVRPSYVLGGRAMEIVYTEAELAHYMEFAVDASPEHPVLVDRYMVGKEIEVDAICDGKTVIIPGIMEHIERAGVHSGDSIAVYPPQNISQSEVDTLVDYTQRLAKGLKVIGLMNIQYVLFEGNVYVIEVNPRSSRTVPFLSKITEVPMANLATKAILGQKLTDLGYKNGLVPNKEGVFVKVPVFSFSKLTKVDISLGPEMKSTGEVMGKDTTLEKALYKGLVAAGRKVPMHGSILFTVADKHKQEAADLASRFHEVGFRIWATEGTAKFFAEQGIPCKIGYKIGEESVNLIDLIQKGKVQYVVNTMTKGKQSERDGFQIRRMSVENGVPCLTSMDTVEAILKVIESMSFKMETM, encoded by the coding sequence ATGAAAAGAAACGACATAAAAACAATTTTAGTAATCGGTTCCGGCCCAATTATCATCGGTCAGGCGGCGGAATTTGATTATGCAGGAACGCAGGCTTGTCTGTCTTTGAGAGAAGAAGGCTACAAGGTAATTTTGATTAACTCAAACCCTGCAACGATTATGACAGATGTTGAAATCGCTGATAAAGTATACATCGAGCCGATTTCACTTCAGTTTGTAAGTCACATCATCAGAAAAGAGCGTCCAGATGCACTTTTACCAACTCTTGGTGGACAAACAGGTTTGAACATGGCGGTAGAATTGGAAAAATCAGGAATTCTTGAAGAATGTAAAGTGGAAGTTTTAGGAACTACACTTTCAGCTATCAACAGAGCGGAAGACAGAGATTTGTTCCGTGAATTGATGAGAGAATTAAACGAGCCGGTTCCAGAATCTGACATTGTAACAACTGTAGAAGGAGCAATTAATTTTGCGAATGAAATTGGATATCCAGTAATTGTTCGTCCTGCTTTCACAATGGGTGGAACAGGTGGTGGTATCGCTGCCACAGAAGCTGAATTAAAAGAAATTGCAGAATTAGGTTTAAAATACAGCCCAGTTACGCAGTGTTTGATTGAAAGATCAATCGCAGGTTTCAAAGAAATCGAATACGAAGTAATGCGTGATGCAAACGACAATGCGATTGTGGTTTGTAACATGGAAAATATAGACCCGGTTGGAGTTCACACAGGAGATTCAATCGTTGTAGCGCCTTCTCAGACACTTTCAGACAGAGAGTATCAGTTGTTGAGAAACGCATCTCTAAAAATCATCAGAGCATTAGGAATTGAAGGGGGTTGTAACGTGCAGTTAGCTTTAGACCCACATTCATTCGAGTATTATATCATCGAGGTGAATCCTAGAGTTTCTCGTTCATCAGCTTTAGCATCAAAAGCAACGGGTTATCCGATTGCAAAAATTGCTGCTAAAATCGCTGTTGGATTGACTCTTGACGAAATCATGAATCCGGTTACGGGAACGTCTTACGCTTGTTTTGAACCAGCTTTAGATTATGTGGTGACTAAATTCCCAAGATTCCCTTTTGATAAGTTTGAAACTGCAGACAGAAGATTATCTACACAGATGAAAGCAACGGGTGAAGTAATGGCAATCGGAAGAAATTTCGAAGAGTCTTTACAGAAAGCAATCCGTTCTCTAGAAACAGGTCTTACGCATTTAGGTTTAAAGAAAAAACAGGCTGATGCGCTTACTGAAGAAGAAATTGAAAGAAGAATCAGAGTTTGTGATGACGAAAGATTATTCATTATCGGAGATGCTTTAAGAAAAGGATATGATTGGGAAAAGATTGTAGAATGGAGCAAAATTGATAAATTCTTTATCTGGAAAATCAAGAAATTAATTGATTTTGAAACAACAATTGCAGATAATAAATTTGATGTTGAAACTTTAACTAAAGCTAAAAAACTAGGTTTTGCAGATGTACATATTGCAGAGCTTTGGGAAGTTTCTCAACGTGAAGTCTACAATTTTAGAAAAGAAAATGGAGTAATTCCAGTTTTCAAAATGGTAGATACTTGTGCTGCAGAATTCGAGTCTGAAACTCCTTATTTCTACGGAACTTACGAAGAAGAAAATGAAAGTGTAGTTACAGATAAAGAAAAAATCATCGTTTTGGGTTCTGGTCCAATCAGAATCGGGCAAGGTGTTGAGTTTGACTACGCGACAGTTCACTCAGTTTGGGCAATCAAAGAAATGGGTTACGAGGCGATTATCATCAATAACAACCCTGAAACTGTTTCTACAGACTTCTCGATTTCAGATAAATTATACTTCGAACCATTAACGGAAGAAGATGTAATGAATATCATTGACCTTGAAAAACCAAAAGGTGTTGTCGTACAGTTTGGTGGACAAACAGCCATTAATTTAGCGGATAAATTGGCTGCTCACGGAGTTCAGATTTTAGGAACTACATTAGAAGATTTAGATAGAGCTGAAAACAGAGATAAGTTCGAAAAAGCCCTTCAGGAAATGGGAATTCCTCAACCTTTAGGAAAAACTTCGACTTCAAAAGAAGAAGCGATTGTGATTGCTAACGAAATTGGATATCCGGTTTTAGTTCGTCCAAGCTACGTTTTGGGAGGTAGAGCAATGGAAATTGTGTATACAGAAGCAGAATTGGCTCACTACATGGAATTTGCAGTAGATGCAAGCCCGGAACATCCGGTTTTGGTTGACAGATACATGGTCGGAAAAGAAATTGAAGTTGATGCGATTTGTGATGGCAAAACAGTAATCATTCCTGGGATTATGGAACACATCGAAAGAGCAGGAGTTCACTCCGGAGACTCGATTGCGGTGTATCCTCCACAGAATATTTCTCAAAGCGAAGTTGATACTTTGGTAGATTATACTCAAAGATTGGCTAAAGGTTTGAAGGTGATTGGTTTAATGAATATTCAATACGTCCTTTTTGAAGGAAATGTATATGTAATTGAGGTAAATCCACGTTCATCAAGAACAGTTCCTTTCTTATCTAAAATTACGGAAGTTCCAATGGCAAACTTAGCTACGAAAGCAATTTTAGGTCAGAAACTAACAGATTTAGGTTACAAAAACGGATTAGTTCCTAATAAAGAAGGAGTTTTCGTAAAAGTTCCTGTGTTCTCTTTCTCAAAACTAACGAAAGTTGATATCTCTTTAGGCCCAGAAATGAAGTCTACAGGAGAAGTAATGGGGAAAGACACAACTTTAGAAAAAGCATTGTACAAAGGATTGGTTGCAGCAGGAAGAAAAGTTCCGATGCACGGTTCAATCTTATTCACGGTAGCTGATAAACACAAGCAGGAAGCTGCAGATTTAGCATCAAGATTCCATGAAGTTGGGTTCAGAATCTGGGCAACAGAAGGAACAGCAAAATTCTTCGCAGAACAAGGAATTCCTTGCAAAATTGGCTACAAAATAGGAGAGGAGAGTGTAAATCTTATCGATTTGATTCAAAAAGGAAAAGTACAATACGTTGTCAACACTATGACCAAAGGAAAACAATCTGAAAGAGACGGTTTCCAAATCAGAAGAATGAGTGTAGAAAACGGTGTTCCTTGTTTAACATCAATGGATACAGTAGAAGCCATCTTAAAAGTGATTGAAAGCATGAGCTTTAAGATGGAAACGATGTAG